From the Anolis sagrei isolate rAnoSag1 chromosome 12, rAnoSag1.mat, whole genome shotgun sequence genome, one window contains:
- the LOC132764218 gene encoding uncharacterized protein — MSGTPVKCLTEPCVTKCPDAKMVIHPPPLAITLPGLRLTTNPGKCLVETQTSCPINGEEGSCKAVVTKSSGLRAISGGDTPCCTTACSDSQLVIYPPPVCIMLPGAMLSSNPNECLIESSIPCVPSETHPLALTRSASNSDCSVLPQRTTRSTSVPCGLPSDNPCVTQGPGSKVIIHPPEIEICLPGPIVEIMAAECAVEVYNPCDGNAAITGEEQCAITNGDEDTGETKALATRVKDSATICALLGASSCISEGPELRIVVKPPPLEVDMPGPILQVFPETCKVEVLNPGGSETPALDSSKPYALCNNEMTPSRALATRRSSLCATKQPLPDLRRPSRPWGEIYGRSVLSRSTINQLSRYSKYHNGFSSTSNTSSMSYRPSY; from the coding sequence ATGTCTGGCACGCCTGTAAAGTGTTTGACGGAGCCATGCGTTACCAAATGCCCGGATGCAAAAATGGTGATCCACCCGCCACCGCTGGCCATCACTTTACCGGGTCTCCGTCTCACCACAAATCCTGGTAAGTGCCTGGTGGAAACCCAGACGTCATGTCCCATCAATGGAGAGGAAGGATCCTGCAAGGCTGTCGTCACGAAATCCTCTGGTCTCCGTGCCATTTCCGGGGGAGACACTCCATGTTGCACCACCGCATGTTCAGACTCGCAGCTGGTGATCTATCCCCCACCGGTCTGCATTATGTTACCTGGGGCAATGCTCAGCAGCAATCCCAATGAATGCCTCATCGAAAGCTCAATCCCCTGCGTTCCCAGTGAGACCCACCCACTCGCCTTAACCCGATCGGCTTCCAATTCTGACTGCTCTGTTCTCCCACAACGCACAACTCGCTCCACCTCGGTCCCATGTGGGCTTCCGAGTGACAACCCATGCGTAACACAAGGTCCAGGCTCCAAAGTGATAATACACCCTCCGGAGATTGAAATCTGCTTACCTGGTCCTATCGTCGAAATTATGGCCGCGGAGTGTGCAGTGGAAGTCTACAACCCGTGTGATGGAAATGCAGCGATCACAGGCGAGGAACAATGCGCCATCACCAATGGGGATGAAGACACGGGTGAAACCAAAGCCCTGGCCACACGTGTAAAGGACTCTGCTACAATCTGTGCACTATTGGGTGCTTCTTCATGCATCTCGGAGGGACCAGAGCTGAGGATTGTCGTCAAGCCACCTCCATTAGAAGTCGACATGCCTGGGCCAATCCTTCAAGTTTTCCCTGAAACATGCAAAGTGGAAGTCCTGAATCCAGGCGGATCTGAGACCCCGGCCTTGGACAGCAGTAAGCCTTATGCGCTGTGCAACAATGAGATGACACCATCAAGAGCCCTGGCCACCAGAAGGAGCTCTCTGTGTGCCACGAAACAGCCTCTGCCAGACCTCAGAAGGCCTTCTCGCCCCTGGGGTGAGATTTATGGTAGGTCCGTCTTGTCCAGGAGCACCATAAATCAGTTATCGCGTTACTCAAAATATCACAATGGCTTCAGCTCAACGAGCAATACGAGCTCTATGAGTTACCGGCCATCATACTAA